A region from the Leptospirillum ferriphilum ML-04 genome encodes:
- a CDS encoding DUF692 family multinuclear iron-containing protein: MTSSLNPDSLPCLGTGLSTDLYFPPLDDLLNTLAKNALQPDFVEVFRGRTVDLKHAREHIVPPAIPMTYHGDALWYTDPAFEHHPAYRRETCRANRHLDVTGSPWMIHECARKAVSGRTFGYYVPPVLEPSVARIIRQNGLLLSSRLEGRTLLIEIPPFPFFSMGQLPCGEFFRQILEQTPLGMGLDIGHALTAFCLEQPIFSPARFAEWIRNTFPLEHIVEIHVGGLLSLQGTSHPALWDDHRAPVPSVLWESFDAVLATCPLPSLKAVALEVDNKEIPSIVSEFRTFREIVRRSWSPHRERRNPLPEDDKTGQVISSRKDLSPERQPADVSAVESLDLLLLETLLDGKSPAPEWTRGDPALYRERIYTDEIWEFGGHLPDLFPRTIHLVSRFIADPRTDFVSFFHRVAWTDRDPYDYLRAKTIATRMWVEHLVQEKFIHGEAAKHVLQTVREEAEQILFDQDTVNGDPCPRADNPGGCSSCDRPFTGTSLSANPSSSLPDGGL, from the coding sequence GTGACATCTTCCCTGAACCCCGACAGTCTTCCCTGTCTGGGGACCGGACTCTCGACCGACCTCTATTTTCCTCCGCTCGATGACCTGCTGAACACTCTGGCAAAAAACGCTCTCCAGCCGGATTTCGTGGAGGTCTTCCGGGGACGGACGGTAGACCTGAAACACGCACGCGAACACATCGTTCCTCCAGCCATCCCCATGACCTACCACGGGGATGCCCTTTGGTACACGGATCCGGCATTCGAGCACCATCCGGCCTATCGTCGTGAAACCTGCCGGGCCAACAGGCATCTGGATGTGACCGGGTCCCCCTGGATGATTCATGAATGCGCACGGAAAGCTGTTTCCGGACGGACCTTCGGATACTATGTCCCGCCGGTTCTCGAACCCTCCGTCGCGCGGATCATCCGCCAGAACGGCCTTTTGCTTTCCTCAAGACTGGAAGGAAGAACTCTCCTGATCGAAATCCCCCCCTTCCCCTTTTTCTCGATGGGACAATTGCCCTGCGGAGAATTCTTTCGCCAGATTCTTGAACAAACGCCTCTCGGAATGGGGCTGGATATCGGTCATGCCCTGACAGCCTTTTGTCTCGAACAGCCGATTTTTTCCCCCGCCCGTTTTGCAGAATGGATTCGGAACACCTTTCCTCTCGAACACATTGTGGAAATCCATGTGGGGGGACTTCTCTCCCTCCAGGGGACTTCCCATCCGGCGCTTTGGGACGATCACCGCGCTCCGGTTCCCTCTGTTCTCTGGGAATCGTTCGATGCGGTCCTTGCAACCTGCCCCCTTCCATCCCTGAAAGCTGTCGCGCTGGAAGTGGACAACAAGGAGATTCCCTCCATTGTCTCCGAGTTCCGGACCTTTCGGGAAATCGTCCGGCGCTCATGGAGTCCGCACAGGGAGCGTCGGAATCCCCTTCCGGAAGACGATAAAACAGGGCAGGTCATTTCTTCTCGGAAAGACCTGTCCCCGGAAAGACAACCCGCGGACGTTTCCGCCGTCGAGTCTCTCGACCTCCTCCTTCTGGAAACCCTTCTGGACGGCAAGAGCCCTGCTCCGGAGTGGACCCGGGGTGATCCCGCGCTTTACCGCGAGCGCATTTATACCGATGAGATATGGGAATTTGGCGGCCATCTTCCCGATCTGTTTCCCCGGACAATCCATCTCGTTTCCCGGTTCATCGCGGATCCACGTACGGATTTCGTCTCCTTTTTTCATCGGGTGGCGTGGACGGATCGGGATCCGTATGATTATCTCAGGGCAAAAACGATTGCGACCAGAATGTGGGTTGAACATCTGGTTCAGGAAAAATTCATCCATGGAGAGGCGGCAAAGCATGTCCTTCAAACCGTGCGGGAAGAAGCCGAACAGATTCTTTTTGATCAGGACACGGTCAATGGAGACCCCTGTCCCCGGGCAGACAATCCCGGTGGATGTTCTTCGTGCGATCGTCCGTTCACGGGCACTTCTCTTTCTGCCAACCCTTCTTCTTCTCTTCCAGACGGCGGGCTGTAG
- a CDS encoding tetratricopeptide repeat protein yields MEQDRLDRLEKLWKLDPSDPVVGLGLGSGLLEAGQPARARDVLEAVLRQKPGYAAAWELLGNALENLGERDEAIRIYQKGIEVSRSGGFLAPEKQMTRRLKRLLRDQPGSRKGDFL; encoded by the coding sequence ATGGAACAGGATCGGCTGGATCGCCTCGAAAAACTCTGGAAACTGGACCCTTCTGATCCGGTGGTTGGACTGGGCCTCGGATCCGGCCTTCTGGAAGCTGGCCAGCCGGCGCGTGCCCGGGATGTTCTGGAAGCCGTTCTCCGCCAGAAGCCGGGCTATGCCGCGGCATGGGAACTTCTCGGGAACGCTCTGGAGAATCTGGGAGAACGTGACGAGGCCATCCGGATCTATCAGAAGGGGATCGAGGTCAGCCGATCGGGTGGATTTCTTGCACCGGAAAAACAGATGACCAGGCGGCTGAAGAGACTTTTGCGCGACCAGCCGGGTTCCCGGAAAGGCGACTTTCTGTGA
- a CDS encoding GGDEF domain-containing protein has product MTEHVDRDRWPRWLRTQAVLLLGILSLVVLLLVFGTLSMRDGMKFYREMQLQEELMAFRHDLDTVYSDFLEAGGDDRTYLLTGHPAQKEAFDLSARRLVRDLGHLLHDPEAGASTGEDLPGLSRAILHNLSRMEQEVSSPRLPKEKEARPWKTIRPAIQALNQSLAVKISRIRVSREREQTRLVILSLFFTSLILGVLFMGYAYLYRHNQGMHLLQAELSELASRDPLTGLSNRRHLLEVMEWALARMARHPHACAVLYLDLDGFKGINDRLGHQAGDRLLVEFSLRLAARVRKSDLVSRLGGDEFVVFCDPLQNPEELPSLVQKILDRIEEAPLLTEKGGEFIKISSGWAIYPEDGKTAEDLLKVADQRMYDAKSRDKKKGPSRRKDPLDSP; this is encoded by the coding sequence ATGACCGAACATGTTGATCGCGACCGATGGCCCCGTTGGCTCAGGACACAGGCCGTCCTCCTCCTGGGCATCCTTTCTCTTGTTGTCCTGCTCCTGGTCTTCGGCACACTGTCGATGCGGGACGGGATGAAGTTTTACCGGGAAATGCAGCTCCAGGAAGAGCTGATGGCGTTTCGCCATGACCTGGACACGGTGTATTCGGATTTTCTGGAAGCGGGGGGAGACGACAGAACCTATCTTCTGACCGGTCATCCGGCGCAAAAGGAAGCGTTTGACCTTTCTGCCCGCCGTCTTGTCCGGGACCTGGGGCATCTCCTGCATGATCCGGAGGCAGGTGCTTCGACAGGAGAAGATCTTCCCGGACTGAGCCGGGCCATTCTGCACAACCTTTCCCGGATGGAGCAGGAGGTTTCTTCACCACGCCTCCCTAAAGAGAAGGAGGCCCGGCCCTGGAAGACCATCCGCCCGGCCATTCAGGCTCTCAATCAGTCTCTCGCCGTTAAAATTAGCCGGATCCGGGTTTCCCGCGAAAGAGAACAAACCCGTCTTGTTATTCTCTCCCTGTTTTTCACCAGCCTGATTCTCGGGGTCCTTTTCATGGGCTACGCCTATCTTTACCGCCACAATCAGGGAATGCACCTTTTACAGGCGGAGCTTTCGGAACTGGCTTCCCGGGATCCCCTGACCGGACTGTCCAATCGCCGTCATCTCCTGGAAGTGATGGAATGGGCGCTCGCAAGAATGGCCCGGCATCCTCATGCGTGCGCCGTCCTTTACCTTGATCTGGACGGTTTCAAGGGGATCAATGATCGATTGGGACATCAGGCCGGGGACCGGCTCCTCGTGGAGTTTTCCCTGCGCCTCGCGGCACGGGTCCGGAAAAGCGACCTCGTTTCCCGTCTGGGAGGGGACGAATTTGTCGTTTTTTGTGATCCGCTGCAGAACCCGGAAGAACTTCCATCTTTGGTTCAAAAAATCCTGGACAGGATAGAAGAAGCCCCTCTCCTCACGGAGAAAGGGGGAGAGTTTATCAAAATCAGTTCCGGCTGGGCGATTTATCCAGAAGACGGAAAGACGGCCGAAGACCTTCTGAAGGTGGCGGACCAGAGAATGTATGACGCCAAGAGCCGGGATAAAAAAAAGGGTCCTTCCCGCAGGAAGGACCCCTTGGATTCCCCTTGA
- a CDS encoding tetratricopeptide repeat protein, producing MDISELNTLYENGEEFRRKGQYIEAISAYRQILVQAPDSPHILRRLGECLLKKGVPREAVSCFHEAVKLDPQDASQFHLLAQAHRETGDIDRALVALERAIAIEPENVSYQVDLGWCLADLGAMKKAAVLQERAIRAFETALALHPNDPGVLEGLASLYKDTNRIDLALDTIEKALELDPYDLDRLELKDRILRRKSSTGRSLN from the coding sequence ATGGATATCAGCGAACTGAATACGCTTTACGAAAACGGAGAAGAGTTTCGCCGGAAAGGGCAATATATCGAGGCGATTTCCGCCTACCGGCAAATTCTGGTCCAGGCCCCCGACTCCCCGCATATTCTGAGAAGGCTGGGAGAGTGTCTCCTGAAAAAAGGCGTTCCCCGAGAGGCGGTCAGCTGTTTTCACGAAGCGGTCAAACTCGACCCCCAGGACGCCTCCCAGTTTCATCTTCTGGCACAGGCTCATCGCGAAACAGGAGACATCGACAGAGCGCTGGTGGCCCTCGAACGAGCGATTGCCATTGAACCCGAAAATGTGAGTTACCAGGTGGATCTGGGATGGTGCCTTGCAGATCTCGGGGCCATGAAAAAAGCCGCTGTTCTTCAGGAACGGGCGATCCGGGCGTTTGAAACCGCTCTCGCCCTTCATCCGAATGATCCCGGAGTCCTGGAAGGTCTGGCATCTCTCTACAAAGATACGAACCGCATTGATCTCGCTCTGGACACGATTGAAAAAGCCCTTGAGCTGGACCCCTATGACCTCGACCGACTGGAGTTGAAGGACCGCATTCTTCGCCGAAAAAGCTCGACCGGGCGGTCTTTAAACTAA
- the gspK gene encoding type II secretion system minor pseudopilin GspK produces the protein MFKVSSPPEKSEGFLKDRGFALVLALFMVALITLLVLRFVSQSRETLREAEIFRDQTQAYYLARASIEAGKVLLVSSTLAAQQSGQNYTAFNQPWATPIINYPIGHEGFLSGRIVDESSKLDINLLGQNQFGGTSQAQLQFERLFSLVGADPGLIPAIIQWVTPVPTGSSAGGGPYQSMIPPYRPRGGPIGALSELHQVAGMTEAQYQALEPYITASSGGQVNVNTASAVVLESLDPGISPAIANQIIQGRPYTSLSMLSSILGPSIFANIEGLITVQSSVFSLQAVGTVGNTRQAIRAILSVNGMQTQVLSYRMGGTRLLGQIETLLKEDTSSGAPTALTSGTLP, from the coding sequence ATGTTCAAAGTATCCAGTCCTCCTGAAAAATCAGAGGGATTTCTCAAAGACCGCGGGTTTGCCCTGGTCCTCGCCCTCTTCATGGTCGCCCTGATCACTCTCCTTGTGCTCCGGTTCGTTTCCCAGAGCCGGGAAACACTCCGGGAGGCGGAAATTTTCCGGGACCAGACCCAGGCGTATTATTTGGCGAGAGCTTCGATCGAAGCCGGGAAGGTTCTTCTGGTATCCAGTACGCTTGCCGCCCAGCAGTCCGGACAAAACTACACGGCGTTCAATCAGCCCTGGGCGACTCCGATTATCAACTATCCCATCGGCCACGAGGGGTTTCTCTCCGGGCGAATTGTGGACGAATCCTCCAAGCTCGACATCAACCTGCTTGGACAAAACCAGTTTGGAGGCACGTCCCAGGCCCAGCTCCAGTTCGAGCGTCTTTTTTCCCTGGTCGGGGCCGACCCCGGACTGATTCCGGCGATCATCCAGTGGGTCACTCCCGTCCCGACGGGCTCGTCCGCCGGGGGGGGACCCTATCAGTCGATGATACCTCCCTACCGTCCCCGGGGCGGCCCCATCGGGGCATTGTCCGAACTCCACCAGGTGGCCGGGATGACCGAAGCGCAATACCAGGCACTGGAACCCTACATTACGGCCTCTTCCGGAGGGCAGGTCAATGTGAACACCGCTTCGGCAGTTGTCCTGGAATCCCTGGATCCGGGCATTTCTCCCGCGATTGCCAACCAGATTATCCAGGGGCGTCCCTATACCAGCCTGTCGATGCTCTCTTCCATCCTGGGCCCCTCCATTTTTGCGAATATTGAGGGACTCATCACCGTTCAAAGTTCCGTTTTTTCTCTTCAGGCGGTCGGCACCGTCGGCAACACGCGTCAGGCGATCCGGGCAATCCTGTCCGTCAACGGGATGCAGACCCAGGTTCTCTCCTACCGCATGGGAGGAACGCGTCTTCTGGGCCAGATTGAAACACTCCTGAAAGAAGACACTTCCAGCGGAGCACCAACAGCCCTGACGTCCGGGACGCTGCCCTGA
- the gspM gene encoding type II secretion system protein GspM: MTDWRTSLGSLSNRHLLPIKLKWEQLSRREKRLLSVLGTILALYLLQVSVETFLMTPYHRYRDEESSLRSDIFQALALSREIRQSQEKIRERSRTLAADRGGFSLISYLEQEADRTHIRSSVTQMTPRSLPPDGNYHTTLVSIRIEKVDLPHILVFLARLERSRHLIRITRITLERRFDQHRLLDVRIDVQSIQSS, encoded by the coding sequence ATGACTGACTGGAGAACCTCTCTCGGGAGCCTTTCGAACCGCCATCTTCTTCCGATCAAACTCAAGTGGGAGCAGTTGAGCCGACGGGAAAAGCGCCTTCTGTCCGTCCTCGGAACAATCCTCGCCCTCTACCTTCTTCAGGTGTCTGTTGAAACGTTCCTCATGACTCCCTATCATCGCTACCGGGACGAGGAAAGTTCCCTTCGGTCCGACATTTTCCAGGCTCTCGCCCTTTCACGGGAAATTCGCCAGAGTCAGGAGAAAATTCGGGAAAGAAGCCGGACTCTGGCAGCAGACCGGGGAGGGTTCTCCCTGATTTCCTATCTCGAACAGGAGGCCGACAGAACGCACATCCGCTCCTCCGTCACGCAAATGACCCCAAGATCCCTGCCTCCGGACGGGAACTACCATACAACCCTGGTCAGTATCCGGATTGAAAAAGTGGATCTTCCCCACATTCTTGTTTTTCTGGCCCGACTGGAACGCTCCCGGCATCTGATCCGGATCACGCGGATCACCCTTGAGCGACGTTTTGACCAGCACCGTCTTCTGGATGTACGCATCGATGTTCAAAGTATCCAGTCCTCCTGA
- the gspN gene encoding type II secretion system protein GspN gives MNLNGRSSVLASLFSLLTSLKNRNRRDRSAKAPVPENSRALSAGHLTSVPSPKKFRQRLPLLLLVSWGAVMFGFFFVRSFPGNELAKEILAGISHQTGLGISADAGTFRWPANLDYEGLHLVSASPMGPVVWEIPKFEGGMNLASYVKGKPRYNFDVKAYGGEFRGRLQQARKGKWNHLRGKTIHPINLLTARKLIRQDLSGSLDLETDYTWTKGHEQLGHGILGLTIRNLVVRSLKMNGIPLPDLAFTSVRGRLFLHDGTGHIESLTADGPLATVTGSGTILLRFPYPASLINMDLHARLKGQLKAIPIPSLEARKDGTVHIHLQGVLASPTVALNGLMLPH, from the coding sequence ATGAACCTGAACGGGCGGAGTTCAGTCCTGGCATCTCTCTTTTCCCTTTTGACCTCCCTGAAAAACAGGAACAGAAGAGACCGGTCGGCAAAAGCGCCTGTCCCGGAAAACAGTCGGGCTCTGTCCGCCGGACACCTCACTTCCGTCCCGTCCCCCAAAAAGTTCCGTCAGCGGTTGCCCCTTCTCCTTCTCGTTTCCTGGGGAGCGGTCATGTTCGGCTTTTTTTTCGTCCGAAGCTTTCCCGGAAACGAACTGGCAAAAGAGATTCTTGCGGGGATATCCCATCAGACGGGACTCGGAATATCGGCCGACGCCGGAACATTCCGATGGCCGGCAAACCTTGACTATGAAGGACTCCACCTTGTCTCGGCATCTCCCATGGGGCCTGTCGTCTGGGAAATCCCCAAATTTGAAGGCGGTATGAACCTTGCCAGTTACGTCAAGGGGAAACCGCGTTACAACTTTGACGTCAAGGCGTACGGGGGAGAGTTCCGCGGCCGTCTTCAGCAGGCCCGCAAGGGAAAATGGAATCATCTGCGGGGAAAAACCATTCACCCGATCAATCTTCTGACCGCCCGGAAACTGATTCGTCAGGATCTCTCCGGCTCTCTGGATCTGGAAACCGACTACACCTGGACAAAGGGTCACGAACAGCTGGGTCACGGCATTTTGGGGCTCACCATCCGCAATCTGGTCGTCCGGTCTCTGAAGATGAACGGAATCCCTCTTCCCGATCTGGCATTCACCTCCGTCCGTGGCAGACTGTTCCTGCATGACGGAACGGGTCACATCGAATCGCTGACAGCCGACGGTCCGCTGGCCACGGTTACGGGCTCCGGAACTATTCTTCTCCGCTTTCCCTATCCCGCCAGCCTGATCAACATGGACCTTCATGCGCGCCTGAAAGGGCAGCTCAAAGCCATCCCGATCCCCTCTCTGGAGGCCCGGAAGGACGGGACAGTCCATATTCATCTGCAGGGAGTCCTCGCTTCCCCGACCGTCGCGCTGAACGGCCTGATGCTCCCGCATTAG
- the gspG gene encoding type II secretion system major pseudopilin GspG, translating into MPRHVSFLSKRTQDDRGFTLIEIMVVIFIIALLAALVVPKIIGRTEEAKRVSAKAQIREIENALNLYHLDNGNYPTTEQTLDALIKKPTTPPVPNNYKDGGYISKIPKDPWGHPYIYLSPGNHGEFDIISYGADGVRGGTGNNADIDSWAMDK; encoded by the coding sequence ATTCCCAGGCACGTTTCCTTTCTTTCCAAACGGACGCAGGATGACAGGGGGTTCACCCTGATCGAAATCATGGTGGTGATTTTCATCATCGCCCTTCTTGCCGCTCTTGTGGTGCCGAAGATCATCGGTCGGACAGAAGAAGCAAAACGGGTCTCGGCAAAAGCCCAAATCCGGGAGATCGAAAACGCCCTGAACCTCTATCACCTGGATAATGGAAACTATCCGACGACAGAACAGACTCTCGACGCCCTCATCAAGAAACCGACGACACCTCCGGTGCCGAACAATTACAAGGACGGGGGATATATCTCCAAGATCCCGAAAGACCCCTGGGGACACCCGTATATTTATCTGTCTCCCGGGAACCACGGGGAATTTGACATCATCTCCTATGGAGCCGACGGTGTCCGTGGCGGCACCGGAAACAACGCCGACATCGACTCCTGGGCCATGGATAAATAA
- a CDS encoding type II secretion system F family protein produces the protein MPVYSYQGVQENGARIQGLVDADSPRTARQKLKSQGILPLTLVPREDAPSLRQTGGRRRAKAGDIALFTRQMGILVGSGIPVVESLGAILDQGLPDPMGSTVAAIREDVKEGQPLHQALSLHPRIFSDLYVNMIRAGEESGTLDVMLDRLSDFLEKQVETRRKVLGSLFYPLILMMVGILMVIFLLTVVMPRITAIFKGLNAALPLPTVLLMDLSDGLRREAFWILPGFFLLLVFLVRAFVRHRAKIDQLALRIPRVGTLIAQDQISRFGRTLSVLLKGGVPLQRALEIGTSVLTNQTIKEAAIKAREDVRNGESLGSALKRSPWVPRMAVHMIQTGEKSGKLEELLLKMAEGYESEVSQTVATLTSIIEPVMILFIGCIVLFMVLAVLLPIFEMSQAVE, from the coding sequence GTGCCCGTATACTCCTATCAGGGAGTTCAGGAAAACGGCGCCCGCATTCAAGGCCTGGTGGACGCCGACAGTCCCCGGACCGCGCGGCAGAAACTGAAAAGCCAGGGAATCCTTCCGCTGACGCTCGTCCCGCGGGAAGACGCACCGTCTCTTCGTCAAACGGGTGGAAGACGCAGGGCCAAGGCAGGGGACATCGCTCTTTTTACACGTCAAATGGGAATTCTGGTCGGTTCGGGAATCCCTGTGGTGGAGTCTCTCGGGGCCATTCTGGATCAGGGTCTTCCCGATCCGATGGGCAGCACGGTGGCTGCCATCCGTGAAGATGTCAAGGAAGGGCAGCCTCTTCATCAGGCACTGTCCCTTCACCCAAGAATTTTTTCCGATCTCTACGTCAACATGATCCGGGCCGGGGAAGAGTCCGGAACACTCGACGTCATGCTGGACCGCCTGTCCGACTTTCTCGAAAAGCAGGTGGAAACCCGCAGGAAGGTTCTCGGAAGCCTTTTTTACCCCCTGATTCTGATGATGGTCGGAATTTTGATGGTCATCTTTCTCCTGACTGTCGTCATGCCGCGCATTACAGCGATTTTTAAAGGTCTGAATGCCGCGTTGCCGCTCCCGACAGTCCTTTTGATGGATCTCTCCGACGGGCTCCGTCGGGAAGCCTTCTGGATTCTCCCGGGCTTCTTTCTTCTGCTCGTTTTTCTGGTCCGGGCCTTTGTCCGCCACCGGGCGAAAATCGATCAGCTCGCTCTCCGAATCCCGCGCGTGGGAACTCTGATCGCCCAGGATCAGATCTCCCGGTTTGGACGGACTCTTTCCGTTCTGCTGAAGGGCGGGGTCCCTTTGCAGCGCGCTCTCGAAATCGGCACGTCCGTCCTGACGAACCAGACAATCAAAGAGGCGGCGATCAAGGCCCGGGAAGATGTCCGGAACGGAGAATCCCTTGGCTCTGCCCTGAAACGTTCTCCCTGGGTTCCCCGGATGGCTGTCCACATGATCCAGACCGGGGAAAAATCGGGAAAACTGGAAGAACTCCTCCTGAAAATGGCGGAAGGTTACGAATCGGAAGTGTCTCAGACTGTCGCGACACTGACTTCAATCATCGAGCCGGTTATGATATTATTCATCGGCTGTATCGTGCTTTTCATGGTTCTGGCAGTGCTCCTGCCCATCTTCGAAATGAGCCAGGCAGTCGAGTGA
- the gspE gene encoding type II secretion system ATPase GspE, whose product MDVSREILLTLGTPEEETSSSLAFLKSQNPETLWKSWAQKRHFPFLTEYSLEDISPELIRATPIGFAKTHLILPVRFQKSPEDSRHVVQVLIGHPKGLWALSSLWVHLSEAGLLPRPSPDSADIRIMSASTLLSFINSAYEHHSQHQTTDVLSRMETPADESIDLLSLQESVDLLDARDEAPMIRLANSLLTQAIRQKASDIHIEPFEKELLVRYRVDGVLFNVLSIPSRLQAGLVSRFKLMANLNIAEKRLPQDGRIRIKTAGRDVDIRVSTIPIRHGERVVLRILEQGTLLLPLSSIGFDRQDLETLTNLIQLTNGIVLVTGPTGAGKTTTLYAILNTINSPDKNIITIEDPVEYQLKGIGQIQVNPRIELTFASGLRSILRQDPDVILIGEIRDLETAEIAIQASLTGHLVFSTLHTNDAPSAITRLVDMGVEPFLISTSLKAILAQRLVRKICPECREPYQPDKHEMSRLGITPDDLKQGPLFRGRGCHQCLNTGYKGRQGIYELLVVDETIAQMIDRRAQAAEIRQKAKSRGMYSLLEDGKRKVLAGITTSEEVLRVALSEISVES is encoded by the coding sequence GTGGACGTCTCCCGGGAGATTCTCCTGACACTCGGAACACCGGAGGAAGAGACCTCTTCCTCTCTCGCCTTCCTGAAAAGCCAGAATCCCGAAACACTCTGGAAATCCTGGGCCCAAAAGCGCCATTTTCCTTTTTTGACCGAATACTCTCTCGAGGACATTTCCCCCGAACTCATCCGGGCAACTCCCATCGGATTTGCCAAAACCCACCTGATCCTGCCGGTCCGTTTCCAGAAATCCCCGGAAGACTCCCGACACGTCGTGCAGGTTCTGATCGGACACCCTAAGGGGCTGTGGGCTCTTTCCTCCCTGTGGGTGCATCTGTCCGAAGCCGGTCTTCTTCCCCGGCCCTCCCCCGATTCGGCGGATATCCGGATCATGTCTGCGTCCACTCTTCTGTCCTTCATCAACAGCGCCTACGAACACCACAGCCAGCATCAAACCACGGATGTTTTGTCCCGGATGGAAACCCCTGCCGATGAATCGATCGACCTCCTGTCGCTTCAGGAATCCGTCGATCTTCTGGACGCTCGCGATGAAGCCCCGATGATCCGTCTGGCAAATTCTCTTCTGACCCAGGCGATCCGCCAGAAAGCCTCGGACATCCACATTGAACCCTTTGAAAAGGAGCTTCTGGTCCGCTACAGGGTCGACGGAGTCCTCTTCAACGTCCTGTCGATTCCGTCCCGCCTTCAGGCGGGCCTCGTCTCCCGCTTCAAATTGATGGCCAACCTGAACATTGCGGAAAAACGTCTCCCGCAGGATGGCCGAATCCGGATCAAAACGGCCGGACGGGATGTGGACATCCGTGTTTCCACCATTCCCATCCGTCATGGAGAAAGAGTGGTTCTCCGGATTCTGGAACAAGGGACGCTCCTGCTCCCATTGTCTTCCATCGGATTCGACCGTCAGGACCTCGAAACCCTCACAAACCTGATCCAGCTGACGAACGGTATCGTGCTGGTCACCGGACCGACCGGAGCGGGGAAAACAACAACGCTTTACGCAATTTTGAACACGATCAACAGTCCGGACAAAAACATCATCACGATCGAAGATCCGGTCGAATACCAACTGAAAGGGATCGGACAGATTCAGGTCAATCCCCGGATCGAGCTGACATTCGCTTCGGGATTGAGGTCCATTCTGAGACAGGATCCCGACGTCATCCTCATCGGAGAAATTCGCGATCTTGAAACGGCCGAGATCGCCATCCAGGCTTCTCTGACAGGACACCTGGTCTTTTCGACCCTGCACACGAACGATGCTCCCTCCGCCATTACGCGCCTTGTCGACATGGGCGTGGAGCCCTTCCTCATCTCCACAAGTCTCAAGGCCATCCTGGCACAAAGACTCGTCCGGAAAATCTGTCCGGAATGTCGCGAACCCTATCAACCGGACAAACACGAGATGTCCCGTCTGGGCATCACACCGGATGACCTGAAACAGGGCCCCCTCTTTCGGGGGAGAGGGTGCCACCAGTGCCTCAACACAGGGTACAAGGGGCGGCAGGGCATTTACGAGCTCCTCGTGGTCGATGAAACCATCGCGCAGATGATTGACAGGCGCGCCCAGGCTGCGGAAATCCGGCAAAAGGCAAAAAGTCGGGGAATGTATTCCCTTCTGGAAGACGGAAAACGGAAAGTCCTCGCCGGTATCACCACTTCGGAGGAAGTGCTGCGCGTCGCGCTGTCCGAAATCTCTGTCGAGAGCTAG